The sequence TTGAGTGAAGACCTCCGGGTGTTTCAGCGGCAGCTCTACAACTTCACGGACTTGCTGAAGCTGCGTACCCAGGCCGCCCACGTCCGAGTAGGAGACCTTCTGGCCGTCCTTGGTCTTGTCTCCTGCCTTGACCTTGACCGCCGTATCCGTTCCCACGACCACTGGTCCTTCCGGGTCTGTTGACCCCACGATGAAGTCAATGGATGGCAGGTCGCCGCGCTCCAGCCGGGCTTTGTCTCCCTTGTAAACGACCATGCCCTGGAGATGGCGGGACAGCTCTTCCGTCGTCTTGCCCCCGGGGTCGGAGAATGTGCTGAGGGCGGACAGGGCGACCTCTTTGCCCAGAACGTACGTGGACTTGCTGACGCCGACGGACTCGCCCAGGCCCACTTTCGCGTTGGCGCGGACGATATCATCCACCTGGATGACGCCCTTGCCCCGCTCCGTCGTGTACGTGCGCATCACCTTGGCGAAGGTTGCGCGCTTCCCCTCCAGGCGAATGACGTCGCCTATGACGGCGCTTACCCGCTCCATGTCCTGCGGGTCTATCCGCGCGATGCCGCGCCCCGTATCACCGGCGGGCGCCTCCGCCACCTCCAGGCTTATGCTCTTTTCGTCGTCTTTGATAGTTCCGTCAGACAAGGACTCTGCCTCCTCAAAGTAAGCCCGGGACAGGGCGGATGTTGATGTGCTCAGATAGCTGAGCGCCATAGGGGGCCGACCGGACTACACGGTAGCATCTCCATTATGGCTTGTCAAGGAATGGCGTTCTCTGGCCGGGCCGCCAGGCTGCGCGGCATCCAACGCGCTCACGCTGCGAGAGCTGCTTGGGGAGTGACACCTTGCCCCCTTGGGTCCCCCTCTCCTGTCAGGAGAGGGGGAGAATATAAAGAGCGAATGCGGGAGGACACCTCCCGTACCCTCCGGCGGGCCGCAGGGCGGCCCTGCACCCCGTTTCCTCTGTCATCCGAGCGGAGTCCTTCATACAAGGACCGGGCGAGGAATCTCCTGAAGGTCGTGTCTGGCGAGCGGTCATGCGTTTTGACGTGAGCGGGCGAAGGGAGTGAACTTCTAGTGCATGTGCATGCGGTCGTCAGCCGCGGGCGCTGCGCCGTAGCCACGCATGGCGTTGTACCGCACAACCTGCGCCTGCGTCAGCAGCGGCAGCGTCTCTAGGTGCGTCGCGAGGTGGGCCAGGCGCAGCTCGCCGCGCAGCGACTCGACGACGCGCACCTGCGCGGCGAGGGCTTCAGGCGTGGCCGTGCGGGTGCGGAACATCTCCTCCAGTCGTGCCTCCTCCACGAGCACGCGCTTGCCCAGCGCCGTCGTCCGTTCCTTCATGCGCGCGTACAGACGGGACACAGTGTCCCGCTGCTCCGGCGTCAGGCTTATCTGCGTCTGCATGTCCAGAAGGTGCTTCGGTCCCGGGTAGCCGTTCAACTCGGCGGCGCGCGCCAGCCCCATGCCGTTGCCCTCCCGCAGGTCGCGCACCTCCTGCGGCGTGAGCCCCTGAACGCCGGGGTAGGCGTCGCCGCGCGCGTAGGGCGAAGCCGTCGCACTGTGCTCCAGCACGGCGACGCGGTCCGCGAGCATTTGCGTCTGCGCCGCGAAGAAGGCGATTCCCGACGCTCCCACGGCGGCTACGAGGACCAGTGCGACAAACATCCAGCGCATCTGATTCCCTCCCTTGTGCCTGTGACTACAGACTCTCCTTGAGCTTTCGCGCCAGCCGCAGCGTCATCCCTGGCACCGCGGCTATCTCCTCTACAGGCGCCTCGCGGATGGCCTGCACGCTGCCGAACCGGCGCAGGAGCATGCGCTTGCGCTTGGGGCCGATGCCGGTCACGTCGTCCATCAGGCTGCGGATGCCCGTCGCCGAGCGCAGGTTGCGGTGGTAGGTGATGGCGAAGCGGTGCGCCTCGTCGCGCAGGCGCTGGACGAGCTGCAGCGCGGGCGAGCTGCGCGGCAGAAGGATGGACTCCGTCCGATGCGGCACGAATATCTCCTCCTGCTCCTTCGCGATGCCTGCCACGGGCAGCCCCGCCAGGCCCATGTCCAGCAGGACGTCCTGGGCCGCCGCCAGATGGCCCTTGCCGCCGTCAATCAGCACCAGGTCGGGCAGGACGCCGAAGGACTCGTCCGCCTTCTCCTTCGTCGCCGTGCGCGCGGGCGCGTGACCTTCGCCTTCGACGCCGACGACGGGCGGCCCTTCGACCGCGCTCAGGGCGGGCGCGAGGTGCTTGAACCGGCGACGCAGCATCTCCTGCATCATGGCGTAGTCGTTGGGGCCGGGCACCGTCTTGATTCTGAAGCGGCGGTAGTGCGCGCGCTTGGGCTTGCCGTCCTCGAAGACGACCATGCTCCCCACGGCGTTGGTCCCCTGGATGTTGGAGATGTCGTAGCACTCGATGCGCCGGGGCGCGCGCGGCAGTTCCAGGTGCTCGCCCAACTCGTCCAGCGCCTGGGCCAGCGCGTCGGCGTCGGTGAGGAAGCTCACCCGCGCCTGGGCGAGTCCCTCCTTCGCGTTCTCGGCGACCATCCGCACCAGCCTGCGCTTGCTGCCGCGCTGCGGCGCCTCGATGTGGACGCGGCCGCCCCGCTGCGATGTCAGCCACGCCTCGATGTCCGTCCTCTCGTCGGGAATGACCTGCGCCAGGATGGTCGGCGGGACGAACGACGCCGCGTGGTAGTACTGCTTGATGAAGCTGCCCATAACGCTGGTGTCGCTTTCGCCCTGGACGCCTTGCACGACGAAGTGGTCCCGGCCGATGATTTTGCCCGACCGGATGAAGAAGACCTGCACGTAGGCCTCGTCGCGGGCGCGCGCCAGGGCGATCACATCCTCGTCCACCATGCGCATGGAGACTTCCTTTTGCTCCTGGATGACGCGCTCCACGGCGCGGACCTGGTCGCGCAGGGTGGCGGCGCGCTCGAACTCAAGCCGCTCGGAGGCCTCCTCCATGCGCGCGCGCAGGTCGTCAAGCACCTGGTCGGCCCTCCCCTCCAGGAACTTGATGACATCGTCAATGACCTTGCGGTACTGCTCCCTGTCGGCCAGGCCAACGCACGGCGCCACGCAGCGGTGGATGTAGTACTCCAGGCACGGGCGCGGGTCGGCGCCGGTGATCGTCTTGGTACACGAGCGGTAGGGGAACAGCCGCTTGAGCAGGTCCAGGGTCTTGCGTACGGAGCCCGCGCTGGCGAAGGGGCCGAAGTACCGGCCGCCGTCCTTCTCCATGCGCCGCGTAATGAAGATGCGCGGAAAGGGATCGGCGAGGTCAATCTTCAGGTAGGGGTAGGTCTTGTCGTCCTTGAGCCGGACGTTGTAGTGGGGTTTGTGCTGCTTGATGAGGGTGTTTTCCAGGATGAGCGCCTCGGCGTCGCTGCCGGTGACGATGTACTCCAGGTCGGCGACGTGCGCCACGAGTTGGCCCGTCTTGGGCGAGTCCAGGGGAGACTGAGCACCGAAGTAGGAGCGGACGCGGTTGCGCAGGCTGGCGGCCTTGCCCACGTAGATGACGCGGCCCGTCTCGTCCTTCATGATGTAGACGCCGGGCCGTGCGGGCAGACTGGCGACGCGCTCCTGGAGCCGCTCGGTGGTCATAGCCATAGCGAAGCTATTGTAGCACCGTGGCCGGGGACGGGGACGGAGTCAGGGCTAGCGGAGGAGTATGCCCTGGTTCTCCAGTACCTTGAGGGCGACCAGCACCACGACGACGATGCCCGTGAGCAGGGCGAGGGTCTTGAAGTCGCTCTTCAGATGGCGTACGTCCGGCGTCAATATTTGGCGGGCGCTCTTGGTGGCCTGAGGAGCGGCGCCGCTCTTGGCGGTCGCCGAGGCGGCAGTGGCTGTGGGCGCGGGCGTCGAGGCTGCGACCGCGGTGATGGCCCCGGCGGGCGCTGGCTCGGCGACGGCGGACGTGCCGCCGTGGTGGTGGGTCTTCTTGCGCCTGGCCAACTCGTGGTGCCGCGCGGCGATACGCTTGGACTGTTGCTTGGGCATATATATCTCGAGTCCTCCGCTAAGCTCGCCCCATTATACCGCAGGACACCACGTCGTACAACAGAACCGCCTACAGGCTTGTCCCCACCGGCAGGATACCCGGGGGAGCGTCCGCCGAGGACGTCCATCGCAGGGCCGAGCGCTGATGGGGCACTAGCTGACCAAGTACAGCGTGGGGTAGATGAACACCCACGCCACGTCAACAAAGTGCCAGTACTTGACCGCAGCCTCAGCTCCCCAGGAGTTCCCGCGGGTGAAGCGCCCCGACTTGCCCAGAAAATAGATGATGGCCAGCAGGACGATGCCGGTGAGGACGTGGAACGCGTGGACGCCGGTGAGCGTGAAGAAGACCGTTCCGAAGATGGTGGACGGCGGGAAGAAGTGGAAGGCTTCGTACCATTCGACGATGACGCCCGCGACGAAGAGCAGGCCAAAACCGATGGTGTAGAGGATATTCCGGCGGAAAAGTTTCTGGTCGCCGCAGGTGGCCCCCATTTCCGCGCGGTAGGCGGTGAGGCTGCTCAACAGCAGGACGATGGAGATGGCGAACCCCAGGGTCTGGTTGAGCTCCAGAGGCCGGGCCGCGCCCTGCAGGTAGAAGCGGCTGGACAAAAGCGCCGCGAAGAGGAAGCTCTCCGACAGGAAGAAGAGCCAGAGGCCGATGCGGTTGATGGCCAGTCGGCTATGGGTGCCTTGGGCCGCGTGGACGGAGGTCGTTCCGGTCATGTGCGTTACTCCTCCGTGTGGGGGTGTCGGATGTGGCCGATGTGCATGAAGTACTGGACGATGGGCCACGCGCCGACGAAGGCGAACGGGGCCAGAACAAGCCAGTTGTCTTTCGTCATCCTCACGCCTATCACGAACTCCACGATCTCAATCACCATGACTACGCCGAAGACGATGATCCCGCGCTTCAACTTCTTCTGCAGGTCGGCGCTTTTCACCGCGCCCTGTCTTGCTGGCTGATTCATGTTTGACAGCGCCCTCCCTCTGCTAGTGATTTTGGTCGCTGGCCGGAGTCTGGACGGCGTTCGGGGCGCTCGCGGCGTTCGGAACGCCATAGTTGTACTGGTTGCCTGTGACCACCGGCTG comes from Dehalococcoidia bacterium and encodes:
- the uvrC gene encoding excinuclease ABC subunit UvrC, whose amino-acid sequence is MTTERLQERVASLPARPGVYIMKDETGRVIYVGKAASLRNRVRSYFGAQSPLDSPKTGQLVAHVADLEYIVTGSDAEALILENTLIKQHKPHYNVRLKDDKTYPYLKIDLADPFPRIFITRRMEKDGGRYFGPFASAGSVRKTLDLLKRLFPYRSCTKTITGADPRPCLEYYIHRCVAPCVGLADREQYRKVIDDVIKFLEGRADQVLDDLRARMEEASERLEFERAATLRDQVRAVERVIQEQKEVSMRMVDEDVIALARARDEAYVQVFFIRSGKIIGRDHFVVQGVQGESDTSVMGSFIKQYYHAASFVPPTILAQVIPDERTDIEAWLTSQRGGRVHIEAPQRGSKRRLVRMVAENAKEGLAQARVSFLTDADALAQALDELGEHLELPRAPRRIECYDISNIQGTNAVGSMVVFEDGKPKRAHYRRFRIKTVPGPNDYAMMQEMLRRRFKHLAPALSAVEGPPVVGVEGEGHAPARTATKEKADESFGVLPDLVLIDGGKGHLAAAQDVLLDMGLAGLPVAGIAKEQEEIFVPHRTESILLPRSSPALQLVQRLRDEAHRFAITYHRNLRSATGIRSLMDDVTGIGPKRKRMLLRRFGSVQAIREAPVEEIAAVPGMTLRLARKLKESL
- a CDS encoding heme-copper oxidase subunit III, giving the protein MTGTTSVHAAQGTHSRLAINRIGLWLFFLSESFLFAALLSSRFYLQGAARPLELNQTLGFAISIVLLLSSLTAYRAEMGATCGDQKLFRRNILYTIGFGLLFVAGVIVEWYEAFHFFPPSTIFGTVFFTLTGVHAFHVLTGIVLLAIIYFLGKSGRFTRGNSWGAEAAVKYWHFVDVAWVFIYPTLYLVS